Part of the Flavobacterium sp. MDT1-60 genome, GAATCGACATTTTTCTTTGCATCGGCTCCCATTTGATTGCCAAGCTGATCGCCGGCCATTTCCATCAAAGCTGAGCCGTCTATGTCTACAGAAAATTTTCCGGCGCCGTTATCATTGATATACATGTTTTCGGTAAAAGTGCAACTTGTAAGTGTTACCAATAAAAAAGAAAAACTAAGTAATTTATATAATTTCATCATGGTTAATTTTTTATCAAAGATACGAATCCTATTTTGAAATGTTTAATCGGTTATTTGTTTAATCGTTTAATTGCTGTTTAGCTGCAAAACAACTTCCAGATTTGTTATTTTAGGATTTTGCAAACAATCTGAAAGCTGAAATTCTAAAGTAAATGATTTTTTATCGGGGCTAATAATTGCTTTTTCATTTGAAATTGATTTTATTTTTCCCGGAAAATGATATTTTAAAGTGTAGGATTGCGCTAATTTATATTTAGAGTACGTTTTTTTTCTTTCTTCAAACATTTTTTTATCCTGATCAAATTTTTGCTGATCAACAATTACTAAATACCTTTTAAAAACAGATCCGTCGAAAGTATATTTTATTTTAAAAGATTCTTTTGAAACCGGATAATTCTCTTTTAAAGAATTTGCTAAACTAAGACTTTCATAAACATTTGGTAATTCTTCTATTTTTTTAAAGTCGGAAGAAATTACATTAAAATTTTCCATTTGAATGGGATCTAGTTTTACATGCATTTTAACGTTGGCATGTTCCTGAAAAAGTGCCTGATCTGATTTATTAAATTTCACAAACGTTGCTGTATATTTTGTGATGTAATCCTGAAAAACAAATATTGTATCTGTAAATTTTTCAGAGCTTGACAGAGGACGTCCTAATTGCATATAGCTATTTTCGTCTCGTAATTGAAAAACTTCAATACTTCCACTTCCGTCCGGATTGATTTTTATGGTTTCGGTGATTTGACAGCTTGAAACTAAAATTAAGAGTAAAAAGGCTTTTATGGCGTTCATTTTTCTTGAAGGTTCTGAGGTTCTGAGTTGCTAAGATACTGAGGTTTTTTTTGTTTGTCATTGTGAGGAACGAAGCAATCTCATTTTGATTGTCTATTTCTTTTTTATCTTCATTTGGTTTAGATCGTGTGATTGCTTCGTTCCTCGCAATGACAAACATTCCAACTCAAACCTCTTTTGAAAACCAAAACTTCTAATCTAGCCCCGATAGTAATGGAAATCCTTTTATGCCGGTGTTCGGCATAAAAGATTGAAATGGATAGCGGGACTAAACGTGATTAAAAAATGATATTTTTCTGCTTCAAAAAATCTAAAAACTGCATTCTGAAATGTACATTCTTTTCTTTATCTTTGCAGACTTAAAAAAAGAGCACAAAATGGCATTATCAGAACAAGAAATCATTAGAAGAGAAAAACTTCAAAACTTACGCAACTTAGGAATCAATCCTTATCCAGCTAATCTTTTTCCAGTAAATCATACTTCAAAGCAAGTGAAGGAGTCTTTTGAAGAAGGTAAGAAGGTGATCGTTGCGGGACGTTTGATGAGTGTTCGTGATCAGGGAAAGGCTTGTTTTGCTGAATTGCAGGATAGCGAAGGACGTTTGCAATTGTACGTGAATCGTGATGTTTTATGCGTTGGTGATGATAAAACTTTATACAACACCGTATTTAAAAAATTAACTGATTTAGGTGATTTTATTGGTATTGAAGGTGAATTGTTTACTACGAAAGTGGGTGCACAATGTATTCGTGTTGACGGATTTACTTTTTTAAGTAAAACTTTACGTCCTCTTCCTTTACCAAAAACGGATGAAGAAGGAAACGTTCACGATGCTTTTAATGATCCTGAGCTTCGTTACAGAATGCGTTATGTAGATTTAACGGTTAATCAACACGTTAAAGATACTTTTATCAAACGTACGAAGTTGTTTAGCGCTATGCGTGGTTATTTTAACGATGCAGGTTATCTTGAGGTTGAAACTCCGGTTTTACAACCTATTCCGGGTGGTGCTGCGGCGCGTCCTTTTACTACGCATCATAATTCGCTTGACATTCCGCTTTACATGCGTATTGCGAACGAATTGTATTTAAAAAGATTAATTGTTGGTGGTTTTGAAGGTGTTTATGAGTTCTCTAAAAACTTTAGAAATGAAGGAATGGACAGAACGCATAATCCTGAATTTACCGCTATGGAAATATATGTAGCCTACAAAGACTACAACTGGATGATGGAATTTGCTGAAGGTTTGCTAGAGCATTGTGCGATTGCCGTAAACGGAACCAGCGAAGTTACTTTTGGCGAACATAAAATCAATTTTAAAGCGCCTTATGCTCGTGTTACCATGACGGATTCTATTAAACATTTTACAGGTTTTGATATCTCAGGAAAAAGCGAAGACGAATTGTTTGAAGCTGCAAGAGGAATGGGAATCGACGTGGATAAAACAATGGGTAAAGGAAAATTGATTGATGAGATTTTTGGAGCTAAATGTGAAGGAAATTATATTCAGCCAACTTTCATTACTGATTATCCTAAAGAAATGTCGCCTCTGTGTAAAGAACACCGCGATAATCCTGAACTTACTGAGCGTTTTGAATTAATGGTTTGTGGTAAAGAAATTGCAAATGCTTATTCTGAACTGAATGACCCAATTGATCAACGTGAGCGTTTTGAAGATCAAATGCGTTTGTCTGAAAAAGGTGATGATGAAGCTAACGGAATTATCGATGAGGATTTCTTAAGAGCTTTGGAATATGGTATGCCTCCAACATCTGGAATGGGAATTGGAATGGATCGTTTGATTATGTATTTAACGAATAATGCTTCGATTCAGGAAGTTTTATTGTTCCCACAAATGCGTCCGGAGAAAAAACAGGCTCAGATTGAATTGTCTGATGAAGAAAAATTCATCGTTGATTTATTGAAAGGAAATGAAAATAAAATGGATCTTCAGCAACTAAAAATTACTGCTAATTTAAGTGGTAAAAAATGGGATGCGTCAATGAAAAACTTATCTAAACATGGTTTGACTAAAGTTGCTGTTGAAGGTGAGTTTAAGATGGTTGAATTGGTGGGATAGATTTTAAAATCTTATCTTATTATAAATATAGCCCGACTGGTTTAAAAACTTGTCGGGCTTTTTATTAAATTTACATAACTTTAAATCACTCAAAATCACATAATTATGAGCAATTTAGAAATATTTGACAAGTTAAAAAACATTGAAGATGTTAGTTTACTTGAAAAAATTAGAAATCTCTTAAAAAACGCAGATACTTCTGAAGTTTATCAATTTGAGCAATA contains:
- the lysS gene encoding lysine--tRNA ligase, coding for MALSEQEIIRREKLQNLRNLGINPYPANLFPVNHTSKQVKESFEEGKKVIVAGRLMSVRDQGKACFAELQDSEGRLQLYVNRDVLCVGDDKTLYNTVFKKLTDLGDFIGIEGELFTTKVGAQCIRVDGFTFLSKTLRPLPLPKTDEEGNVHDAFNDPELRYRMRYVDLTVNQHVKDTFIKRTKLFSAMRGYFNDAGYLEVETPVLQPIPGGAAARPFTTHHNSLDIPLYMRIANELYLKRLIVGGFEGVYEFSKNFRNEGMDRTHNPEFTAMEIYVAYKDYNWMMEFAEGLLEHCAIAVNGTSEVTFGEHKINFKAPYARVTMTDSIKHFTGFDISGKSEDELFEAARGMGIDVDKTMGKGKLIDEIFGAKCEGNYIQPTFITDYPKEMSPLCKEHRDNPELTERFELMVCGKEIANAYSELNDPIDQRERFEDQMRLSEKGDDEANGIIDEDFLRALEYGMPPTSGMGIGMDRLIMYLTNNASIQEVLLFPQMRPEKKQAQIELSDEEKFIVDLLKGNENKMDLQQLKITANLSGKKWDASMKNLSKHGLTKVAVEGEFKMVELVG